A section of the Pygocentrus nattereri isolate fPygNat1 chromosome 18, fPygNat1.pri, whole genome shotgun sequence genome encodes:
- the f9b gene encoding coagulation factor IXb: MEKIKLFLLICGVLHETRLTSGASVFLSRQSAWSVLSRQKRYNTGAFEEMMKDNLERECIEESCTIEEAREVFENDEKTMEFWAGYIDGDQCNSSPCQNGGTCEDGMSAYVCWCPIGFNGKNCELEMARQCDVNNGGCMQFCLVDKTYGAVCDCADGYRLALDSRSCEPTAKYSCGRLSSHVAKAPSSRTLFSAGTVNRVHSVEHQNLTESNLTEPSSTVSTALSSATTRLATERDWAFFPTLPTITEKDNDDQRIVGGNEATPGEIPWQVALVATDKQLVFCGGSLLTEIWVVTAAHCLVDAQNTTYFVRLGEHDVRKEEGTESNHDIAEDHIHPSYNRQRGHSHDIALLKLKTPVTFSDYIIPICLGPKQFTENLLKSVPNSLVSGWGRLRFGGRESATLQKLEVPFVDRTECKGSDKISRFMFCAGYSSIQKDSCQGDSGGPHATNYGGTFFLTGIISWGQECAKEGKFGIYTRVSRYMNWITNITGIRAGSSGQ; this comes from the exons ATGGAGAAGATTAAACTGTTTCTTCTGATCTGCGGAGTTTTACACGAAACACGACTCACTTCTGGAG CGTCTGTGTTTCTGTCCCGACAGTCGGCATGGTCAGTTCTGTCCAGGCAGAAGCGTTACAACACCGGAGCGTTTGAGGAGATGATGAAAGATAATCTGGAGCGAGAGTGTATAGAGGAAAGCTGCACAATAGAGGAAGCACGAGAAGTGTTCGAGAATGATGAGAAAACA ATGGAGTTCTGGGCCGGTTATATCG atGGAGATCAGTGTAACTCGTCTCCGTGTCAGAACGGTGGGACGTGTGAGGACGGGATGAGCGCGTACGTCTGCTGGTGTCCAATTGGCTTCAATGGCAAAAACTGTGAACTAG agatgGCGCGTCAGTGCGACGTTAATAACGGAGGATGTATGCAGTTCTGCCTGGTGGATAAAACGTACGGCGCGGTGTGCGACTGCGCTGACGGATACAGACTCGCTCTGGACAGCAGGAGCTGTGAACCCACAG CGAAATACTCCTGTGGCCGTTTGAGTTCACACGTCGCTAAAGCTCCTTctagcagaacacttttcagCGCAGGAACGGTGAACCGGGTCCActctgtagaacatcagaaccTCACAGAGAGTAACCTAACAGAACCCAGCAGCACAGTTTCCACAGCGCTCAGCAGCGCCACCACCAGGCTGGCCACAGAGCGTGACTGGGCTTTCTTCCCCACCCTGCCCACCATCACGGAGAAGGACAACGATGACCAGCGCATCGTCGGAGGAAACGAAGCCACACCTGGAGAGATCCCCTGGCAG GTGGCGCTGGTGGCAACAGATAAGCAGTTGGTGTTTTGCGGTGGTTCTCTACTGACCGAGATTTGGGTGGTCACAGCTGCTCACTGTCTGGTGGACGCACAGAACACCACCTACTTCGTCCGGCTGG GAGAGCATGACGTTAGGAAGGAGGAGGGGACGGAGAGCAATCACGACATAGCCGAAGATCACATCCATCCCAGCTACAACCGACAGCGCGGCCACAGCCACGACATTGCACTGCTGAAGCTGAAAACCCCCGTCACCTTCTCAGACTACATCATCCCCATCTGCCTGGGGCCCAAACAGTTCACGGAGAACCTGCTGAAGAGCGTCCCCAACTCCCTGGTGAGCGGCTGGGGTCGGCTGCGGTTCGGCGGGAGGGAGTCCGCCACGCTGCAGAAGTTGGAGGTCCCGTTTGTGGACCGAACCGAGTGCAAGGGGAGCGATAAGATCTCCCGCTTCATGTTCTGTGCCGGATACAGCAGCATCCAAAAAGACTCGTGTCAGGGGGACAGCGGGGGTCCGCACGCCACCAACTACGGGGGCACCTTTTTCCTCACGGGCATCATCAGCTGGGGTCAGGAGTGCGCCAAGGAGGGCAAGTTTGGCATCTACACTCGAGTGTCCAGATACATGAACTGGATCACTAACATCACCGGAATCAGAGCAGGATCCTCTGGACAATAA